In Daphnia pulex isolate KAP4 chromosome 7, ASM2113471v1, one genomic interval encodes:
- the LOC124198289 gene encoding uncharacterized protein LOC124198289 isoform X1, translating to MEESNSPVLSCKKFGKKTHVLPESPILSCGRKRKKPLPDDSPVFLRTTRTIQSCNESPVIDSFSSPPPIPKLKPKSLFPEVDDAPPSVESQLSQASSSKCNDHIIDEEDSSSTGSEDDLIVHERTMSDSEDRLDVTIPDNARSQNSISISQTLSYYSGISTPEKKVVKAKPVATGSARKKKQFIPNGLAKQLSKLLVRQESDYHLWKFQQKLGSSKIDADPATTTKMLRLRIESLSPGNMHSLAHCRNLAASATTSRGEGSLSNRVSLVFTPERWERFSSVRSGDIVSIYEPWQSMKLVGGVTLLLDFNLLLLSQKKKEEEVSKLSNSSDSDGLLRLGATNDSSRTVEDLTDADGRACSSASADSIAVAENRRPSTVTVLQTWTCPCQGCTLCHF from the exons ATGGAAGAATCAAACTCGCCAGTACTATCTTGTAAAAAGTTTGGGAAAAAGACTCACGTCTTACCCGAGTCGCCCATTCTCTCGTGCGgtaggaagagaaaaaagccacTGCCCGATGACAGCCCAGTATTTTTACGAACTACACGAACGATTCAAAGCTGTAACGAATCTCCCGTTATCGACAGTTTCTCTAGCCCACCACCAATTCCCAAATTGAAGCCCAAATCATTATTCCCTGAAGTCGATGATGCACCACCCTCAGTAGAGTCTCAGCTTTCGCAGGCATCTTCCAGCAAATGCAATGATCACATCATAGACGAGGAGGACAGCAGTTCGACAGGTTCTGAGGATGATCTCATCGTCCATGAAAGGACAATGTCAGATTCAGAAGATAGACTGGATGTGACG ATTCCTGATAATGCACGATCTCAAAACTCCATTAGCATCAGTCAAACTTTATCATACTACTCTGGAATATCCACACCGGAGAAGAAAGTTGTCAAGGCCAAGCCTGTTGCAACAGGGTCagccagaaagaagaaacaattcaTACC GAACGGACTGGCGAAGCAGCTGAGTAAACTACTAGTACGCCAAGAGTCGGACTATCATTTGTGGAAATTCCAACAGAAATTGGGCAGCTCGAAAATTGATGCCGATCCTGCCACCACGACCAAAATGCTTCGGTTGAGGATCGAGAGCCTTTCCCCTGGAAACATGCACAGTTTGGCTCATTGCCGCAACCTTGCAGCATCAGCGACGACGTCGAGAGGTGAAGGAAGTTTATCCAACAGGGTCAGTCTGGTGTTCACCCCGGAGCGATGGGAGAGATTCAGTAGTGTCCGATCTGGTGACATTGTGTCCATCTACGAACCTTG GCAGAGCATGAAGCTGGTGGGAGGAGTGACCCTGCTATTGGATTTCAACCTGCTCCTGCTgagccagaagaagaaggaggaggaggtatCCAAATtaagcaacagcagcgactCTGATGGTCTCCTGCGACTCGGTGCGACTAACGACAGCAGCCGGACGGTGGAGGACTTGACGGACGCTGATGGACGTGCTTGTTCTTCTGCAAGTGCTGATAGTATCGCCGTTGCTGAAAATAGACGCCCTTCGACGGTGACCGTTCTGCAAACATGGACCTGTCCATGCCAAG gTTGCACTTTGTgccatttttaa
- the LOC124198288 gene encoding sodium/hydrogen exchanger 8-like, with the protein MNQRFVRTLCLLVLLTQNICVIETAEITREDHRTDANTTRQIVEKLKDEKSNLLNVSAVPVANNDTFFSHHHPSHDELDPALPGKGAAEEEHHNSLSIFLVLVLLGICILLIHVMLKFHFHYVPESVAVIFIGALVGLFLKLMSYQNVADWAKEAAFSPTIFFLVLLPPIIFESGYNLHKGNFFQNIGSITVFAVFGTLISAMIVGSGVYLLGLADIAYKLSFIESFAFGSLISAVDPVATLAIFQALDVDPVLNMLVFGESILNDAVAIVLTTTILEVDSPELHSMSGGQLVLHGVGRFCLMFFASAAIGVAFALASALLLKYVELRRNPSLEFSMMMVFTYLPYALAEGIHLSGIMAILFCGIVMSHYTHYNLSPITQITMKQTMRTIAFIAETSVFAYLGLGIFSFPHRLEPALVIWSIVLCLFGRLVNIFPLSALVNRFRQHKITKKMMFIMWFSGLRGAIAYALSLHLEFEMETRRVIVTTTLIIVLFTILVLGGSTMPLLKCLKSKSPTRNRVRKSGAPVNATLSKTLKLDQPLESDVLSEMTEEEMDVTLIQQQQALSGFIRFDLQYLFPIFTHRFSRNEVRECRMQMSNLASQWQQAVRSSPVVASSSVTQHIATSQHNSDANENSTE; encoded by the exons ATGAACCAGCGATTCGTTCGCACGCTGTGCTTGCTTGTGCTATTGACACAAAATATCTGTGTCATTGAGACCGCGGAAATCACGAGAGAAGACCACCGCACAGATGCAAATACTACCCGTCAAATAGTGGAGAAACTGAAAGATGAGAAGTCAAACTTATTAAACGTGTCAGCCGTTCCCGTAGCCAACAATGACAC attCTTTAGTCATCATCACCCATCTCATGACGAACTTGATCCTGCTCTGCCCGGCAAAGGTGCAGCTGAAGAAGAGCATCACAATTCGCTATCCATCTTCCTAGTCCTTGTCCTGCTTGGCATCTGCATCCTGTTAATCCATGTTATGCTCAAATTTCACTTTCACTATGTGCCTGAAAGTGTTGCAGTCATCTTTATTG gtgCTTTGGTGGGGCTGTTTCTGAAGCTGATGTCGTATCAGAATGTTGCCGACTGGGCCAAAGAAGCAGCTTTTTCTCCAAcaatatttttccttgttctaCTGCCACCCATCATCTTTGAATCAGGCTACAATTTACACAAG GGCAACTTTTTCCAAAACATTGGATCCATCACAGTATTTGCTGTGTTTGGAACTCTTATCTCAGCTATGATAGTGGGCAGTGGAGTTTATCTTTTAGGattg GCAGACATTGCTTACAAATTAAGTTTTATCGAAAGCTTCGCATTTGGCTCGCTGATCAGTGCAGTGGACCCTGTTGCAACACTAGCCATCTTTCAAGCCCTGGACGTCGATCCGGTGTTGAATATGCTCGTGTTCGGAGAGAGTATTCTAAATGACGCTGTGGCCATTGTGCTGACGACGACAATCCTTGAAGTCGATTCTCCAGAGTTGCATAGCATGAGTGGTGGTCAGCTAGTGTTGCACGGTGTCGGCCGCTTCTGCCTTATGTTCTTCGCTTCGGCTGCCATCGGAGTGGCCTTTGCCCTGGCTAGCGCTTTG TTGTTGAAATATGTCGAATTGCGACGCAATCCTTCTTTAGAATTTAGTATGATGATGGTCTTCACTTACCTACCGTACGCGTTGGCAGAAGGTATCCACCTTTCGGGCATCATGGCCATCCTCTTTTGTGGCATTGTCATGTCTCATTACACCCACTACAATTTGTCGCCGATTACGCAAATCACAATGAAGCAAACGATGCGAACTATCGCCTTCATTGCCG AAACCTCAGTGTTTGCATATTTGGGCCTCGGAATTTTCAGTTTCCCTCATCGGCTCGAACCTGCACTAGTCATTTGGAGTAtcgttctttgtttgtttg GACGATTGGTAAACATTTTCCCTCTTTCCGCGCTCGTAAATCGCTTCCGTCAAcacaaaataacgaaaaaaatg ATGTTTATAATGTGGTTCAGTGGTCTGCGGGGTGCCATCGCTTACGCATTGTCTCTTCACcttgaatttgaaatggagACGAGACGTGTCATAGTCACCACTACGCTTATCATTGTTCTCTTCACGATATTGGTGCTCGGCGGATCTACCATGCCGCTCCTCAAATGCCTCAAAA GCAAAAGTCCAACACGCAACAGAGTAAGGAAAAGCGGTGCCCCAGTCAATGCCACACTTAGCAAAACTCTCAAGCTGGATCAGCCTCTCGAGTCAGACGTACTGTCTGAGATGACTGAAGAGGAAATGGACGTCACCttgatccagcagcagcaagcttTAAGTGGATTCATCCGCTTCGACTTGCAGTATTTGTTCCCGATTTTCACCCACCGGTTTTCGCGTAATGAAGTGCGCGAATGTCGTATGCAAATGTCTAACTTGGCCAGTCAGTGGCAGCAAGCTGTTCGTTCGTCACCTGTGGTTGCATCTTCGTCCGTGACTCAACATATCGCTACCTCTCAGCACAACAGTGACGCGAACGAAAATAGCACTGAATGA
- the LOC124197605 gene encoding uncharacterized protein LOC124197605 encodes MGSKRKADEDVTPECHEHGNPPKKRKNDVDSLLLEIENQNVAYLKYFVEQVTGNFPLSEQWRLVFIPALSDTTISDQIFHILKKKYADIDLMKKEEKTKNPDCMTLPQDADTEQLIEVLELVGAACVFYGNAKARRYGWSCWYKATNLREGNAIPKSTFLQSENLKLAMRKKLEFQTVQELEGLLRQRRTHWATQAIFTCLRISKKCDCYQKRFVVYNLFKFALQGWGDRHVPRPRAFAISLHLFELFGKTKFLDELVKNETNLEDVVHSTFTEFFNTLRDPLKGVFGVNGVGAGCRYFPYATS; translated from the coding sequence ATGGGTTCTAAAAGGAAAGCTGATGAAGATGTGACACCTGAATGTCACGAACATGGTAATCCCCctaagaaaaggaagaatgatGTTGATTCTCTTCTGcttgaaattgaaaaccaGAATGTGGCTTACTTGAAGTATTTTGTCGAACAAGTTACTGGCAACTTCCCGTTGAGTGAACAGTGGAGATTAGTATTCATTCCTGCCCTATCTGACACCACTATTTCAGACCAGATCTTTCATATCCTCAAGAAGAAGTACGCAGACATCGACctcatgaaaaaagaagagaaaacaaaaaatccagaTTGTATGACTCTACCACAGGACGCTGATACAGAGCAGCTCATTGAAGTACTGGAGCTGGTCGGCGCTGCGTGTGTTTTTTATGGGAACGCTAAAGCTCGAAGATACGGCTGGAGCTGCTGGTATAAAGCCACGAATCTGCGAGAAGGCAATGCCATTCCGAAGTCTACCTTTCTTCAATCTGAAAACCTAAAACTTGCTATGaggaaaaaacttgaattccAAACTGTTCAAGAATTGGAAGGATTGCTTCGGCAGAGGCGAACGCACTGGGCGACTCAGGCAATCTTCACTTGTCTACGTATATCGAAGAAGTGTGACTGCTATCAGAAAAGATTCGTTGTCTacaatttgttcaaattcGCTCTTCAAGGATGGGGGGACCGCCATGTCCCCCGTCCCCGCGCTTTCGCCATATCCCTCCACCTTTTTGAGCTCTtcggtaaaacaaaatttttggacGAACtagtgaaaaatgaaacgaactTGGAAGATGTCGTACACTCAACGTTCACCGAATTCTTCAACACCCTGAGGGACCCACTGAAGGGGGTTTTTGGGGTCAATGGAGTTGGCGCTGGTTGCCGTTACTTTCCTTATGCGACGTCTTGA
- the LOC124198291 gene encoding guanine nucleotide-binding protein G(s) subunit alpha: MGCFGRSSSKSDAEESKRRKEANKKINQQIQKDKQVYRATHRLLLLGAGESGKSTIVKQMRILHVDGFSEEEKIQKIEDIKKNIRDAILTITGAMSTLTPPVSLENPANQFRVDYIQDVASQPDFDYPPEFYDYTEVLWQDRGVQACYERSNEYQLIDCAKYFLDRVHIVKRSDYTPTEQDILRCRVLTSGIFETRFQVDKVNFHMFDVGGQRDERRKWIQCFNDVTAIIFVTACSSYNMVLREDPSQNRLRESLDLFKSIWNNRWLRTISVILFLNKQDLLAEKVRAGKSRLDEYFPDFSRYVTPPDAATEPGEDAEVVRAKYFIRDEFLRISTASGDGKHYCYPHFTCAVDTENIRRVFNDCRDIIQRMHLRQYELL, from the exons ATGGGCTGCTTCGGCCGCAGCTCCTCCAAATCGGATGCGGAGGAGAGCAAACGGCGTAAAGAGGCCAACAAAAAGATCAACCAGCAAATACAAAAGGACAAGCAAGTCTACAGGGCAACACATCGGCTCCTATTGCTCG GAGCCGGCGAGTCGGGCAAAAGCACCATAGTCAAACAAATGAGGATTCTCCATGTTGACGGATTCAGCGAAGA ggagaaaattcagaaaattgaAGACATCAAAAAGAATATTCGTGATGCCATCCTG ACAATAACGGGAGCGATGAGCACGCTGACGCCGCCCGTCTCATTGGAGAATCCTGCCAATCAGTTTAGAGTCGATTACATTCAGGACGTTGCCTCGCAGCCGGATTTTGATTATCCACCT GAATTCTACGACTATACGGAGGTTCTATGGCAAGATAGAGGCGTCCAGGCCTGCTACGAGCGCTCCAACGAGTACCAGCTGATCGATTGTGCCAAATA TTTTCTGGATCGAGTGCACATCGTCAAGCGGTCCGATTACACACCTACCGAACAGGACATTCTACGTTGTCGTGTTCTGACTTCCGGTATTTTCGAGACGAGGTTCCAGGTCGACAAAGTCAACTTTCA TATGTTTGACGTGGGCGGTCAGCGGGACGAGCGGCGTAAATGGATCCAGTGCTTCAATGACGTCACGGCCATTATCTTCGTGACGGCCTGCTCGTCGTACAACATGGTCCTGCGCGAAGATCCCAGTCAAAACCGACTGCGCGAATCCCTTGACCTTTTCAAATCCATTTGGAATAACCGGTGGCTCAGGACGATATCTGTCATTCTCTTTCTTAACAAACAG GATCTGCTGGCAGAAAAAGTTCGAGCTGGCAAATCTCGCCTGGATGAATACTTTCCCGACTTTTCTCGTTACGTCACTCCGCCGGATGCGGCTACTGAACCCGGAGAGGACGCTGAG GTGGTAAGAGCCAAGTATTTCATTCGAGACGAGTTCCTCCGCATTTCAACGGCCTCTGGTGACGGCAAGCATTATTGCTACCCTCATTTCACCTGCGCCGTTGACACGGAGAATATCCGGCGTGTCTTTAACGACTGCCGAGACATCATCCAACGGATGCACCTCCGCCAGTATGAACTCCTCTGA
- the LOC124198423 gene encoding uncharacterized protein LOC124198423 yields MEKACGNSACRNTFICHNDKKKFCSNRCYPSVIARAAAKQASRNGALAGATNCASLDTVRTTPAHTPAPTYYETPDDTSTRRTRDDSWIPSPHSGCSPPTARFGRPRRDPAPSANFPLAGIDAPHPALFPSHARPQPTPPATRRAPAPPTINLPACVSHQGPVVPYQPISSPHSPLGTSPTTNSGASSPSLELGVDDLDGSLPDEEDGPTPANLFYEHWAPIIMECSSRTELDTIASDLAADWHSRTSKDDPSNSEASRPPRPPRTSPQRSNTRRHQSRQQQRIRQKNNAKRWEAASKLQALFKRYPKRAVRKVLGETSQCYTGSIESATLFLKATYEQPRPPEADIMVAKAAYDACSWAPLSDDDLSLLSLPPSSQEVAHKLKRASNTSPGADGVEYKDILRLDPFGRLLELLYAAVWLYGIPACWKSARTIPVYKKGPTDDYGNFRPISLLSTIYKLFSSSIASRLTAVASDNDWLSFEQKGFLPGVHGIQEHTMLLESAIEQAKLRKSRLTICWLDLANAFGSLPHDFLHQLFQSLPIPTELRDILTDIYTNSIFQFVVNKELVTVHPTSGVRQGDGLSSIIFNLAAEPLIRCAKDPTNQGFNLFDSLLKATAYADDLSLIGSSPDQLQPTLDAMLAVAAKLGLRFNVAKCSFLSLSKGKATNSSLLHIHGTSLRCLEEGESECYLGVPMGTRLTFRPVCDLPDKLIKVADSDLAPWQKLEVYRAHLLPSLSHHLATGRVLRGFLNEMDARCAEFLRFVANVPHTAHNGFLYSDRRAGGLGASQLAKDSDIWIIARATQLLDSNDPVVRLTARAQLSQNISRGFDGNPPDPLPLSNYLSGSLEGGLYDTRFYKCGSNTWSRARKSARRLEVRIDVSGDESTKVIADDVSCLSLKAVRGLRTVIRKRWTISLTNALHQGRVARGLLLDPSNDVARLSSHRTCLSFNEWNLIHKSRLGLLPLLGNPGYSAPNTKCRRCKVDAETTSHVTSHCRSNLPAIGRRHDLVLAEIVKTITRAGHAATVNRVFPGSTLRPDIVIFSTDPPTIIDLTITFDAPESLDAGHARKIEKYSCLGLTLPFVIGALGSWLPSNNAVAVALNIPPAPWRRLRRKCRLMAIQGSVSIIHRHIRGHGDDQEASTPAP; encoded by the coding sequence ATGGAGAAAGCCTGTGGCAACAGTGCCTGCAGAAATACCTTCATCTGCCACAACGACAAGAAGAAGTTTTGCTCCAACCGCTGCTACCCTTCTGTCATTGCCCGTGCGGCTGCTAAACAGGCCAGCAGGAATGGTGCCCTGGCTGGGGCAACTAACTGTGCCTCTTTGGATACTGTGAGGACTACACCTGCTCATACTCCTGCTCCAACCTACTACGAGACGCCTGATGACACCTCTACTCGAAGGACAAGGGACGACTCATGGATCCCATCACCACACTCGGGCTGCTCTCCCCCCACGGCACGCTTTGGCAGGCCCCGTCGGGATCCTGCTCCTTCGGCTAACTTCCCACTGGCAGGCATTGATGCACCACATCCGGCTCTTTTCCCTTCACACGCTAGGCCACAGCCAACGCCTCCAGCGACAAGACGAGCTCCTGCTCCACCTACCATCAATCTGCCAGCATGCGTCTCTCACCAAGGCCCTGTCGTTCCATACCAgccaatttcttcgcctcactCTCCTCTCGGGACTTCGCCTACCACGAACTCCGGCGCTTCCAGTCCCTCTCTCGAACTAGGAGTAGACGATCTGGACGGCAGCTTGCCTGACGAAGAAGACGGTCCAACTCCTGCCAACCTCTTCTACGAACACTGGGCTCCCATAATCATGGAGTGCTCCTCCAGGACTGAGCTGGACACGATCGCATCTGATCTCGCTGCCGACTGGCACTCTCGCACTTCGAAAGACGACCCATCTAACAGTGAGGCCTCTAGACCTCCTCGTCCTCCTCGTACGTCACCTCAAAGGTCCAACACGCGTAGGCACCAGTCCAGGCAACAACAGCGAATCCGTCAGAAGAACAATGCCAAGCGATGGGAGGCGGCCAGCAAACTCCAAGCACTCTTCAAAAGATACCCGAAGAGGGCCGTACGCAAGGTTCTGGGCGAGACATCGCAGTGCTACACTGGCTCCATCGAGTCCGCCACACTCTTCCTCAAGGCCACCTATGAGCAGCCTCGCCCTCCGGAAGCGGACATTATGGTAGCGAAAGCGGCGTACGACGCATGCTCTTGGGCCCCTCTGTCCGATGACGACCTCTCCTTGCTCTCACTTCCACCATCGAGCCAGGAGGTCGCACACAAGCTCAAACGGGCCTCCAATACTTCTCCTGGAGCTGACGGCGTTGAATACAAAGACATTCTTCGTCTGGACCCTTTTGGGCGGCTGCTTGAGCTCCTATACGCTGCGGTCTGGCTCTACGGCATTCCTGCCTGTTGGAAATCGGCTCGCACCATCCCGGTATACAAGAAGGGCCCTACTGACGACTACGGCAATTTCAGGCCCATATCGCTGCTTTCCACCATATACAAGCTCTTCTCGAGCTCCATAGCATCCCGCCTTACCGCAGTCGCGTCCGACAATGACTGGTTGTCATTTGAACAGAAGGGCTTCCTTCCTGGGGTCCATGGAATACAAGAACACACCATGCTGCTGGAATCGGCCATCGAACAGGCCAAGCTCAGGAAAAGCCGACTCACCATCTGCTGGCTCGACCTTGCCAACGCCTTTGGCTCGCTCCCCCACGATTTCCTCCATCAACTCTTTCAGAGTCTTCCGATCCCGACAGAGCTCCGTGACATTCTCACTGACATCTACACCAACAGCATCTTCCAGTTTGTTGTCAACAAGGAACTGGTCACCGTTCATCCCACGTCCGGTGTCCGTCAGGGAGATGGACTAAGCTCCATCATCTTCAACCTTGCCGCTGAGCCCCTCATCCGCTGCGCCAAGGATCCTACCAACCAAGGCTTTAATCTCTTCGACTCCCTGCTGAAGGCCACTGCTTACGCGGATGACCTCTCCCTCATTGGATCCTCTCCTGATCAGCTTCAGCCTACTCTTGACGCCATGCTTGCCGTGGCGGCGAAACTCGGGCTCAGGTTCAACGTCGCAAAATGCTCTTTCCTCTCCCTGTCCAAGGGTAAGGCCACCAACTCATCTCTCCTGCACATTCATGGCACCTCTCTTCGCTGCTTGGAGGAAGGAGAGAGCGAGTGCTACTTAGGAGTCCCCATGGGCACTCGTCTAACATTTCGACCCGTCTGTGATCTGCCCGACAAGCTGATTAAGGTCGCCGATTCTGACTTGGCGCCTTGGCAAAAACTGGAGGTTTACAGAGCCCACCTACTgccgtctctctctcatcatctCGCCACAGGGAGGGTCCTTCGCGGTTTTCTCAATGAGATGGATGCTCGCTGTGCCGAATTCCTCCGTTTCGTTGCCAACGTCCCCCACACTGCTCATAACGGCTTCCTCTATTCTGATCGCAGGGCTGGCGGCTTAGGCGCCTCTCAACTGGCAAAAGATTCGGACATCTGGATCATCGCTCGTGCCACTCAACTCCTCGATAGCAACGATCCGGTTGTCCGCCTCACTGCCAGAGCCCAGCTCAGCCAAAACATCTCCAGGGGATTCGACGGCAATCCACCTGATCCGCTGCCTCTTTCTAACTACCTCTCTGGCTCGTTAGAAGGTGGACTCTATGACACCCGTTTCTACAAGTGCGGCTCCAATACCTGGTCCCGTGCCAGGAAATCAGCACGAAGACTCGAGGTTAGGATCGATGTATCCGGCGATGAATCGACCAAAGTGATCGCCGACGACGTCTCCTGCCTCTCTCTGAAAGCTGTAAGGGGCCTCCGCACAGTCATCCGGAAACGCTGGACAATCTCCCTCACGAATGCCTTGCATCAGGGCAGGGTAGCAAGGGGGCTACTACTTGACCCATCTAACGACGTTGCCCGCCTCTCATCTCATCGGACCTGCCTCTCATTCAACGAGTGGAATCTCATCCACAAGAGCCGCCTCGGCCTGCTTCCGCTCCTCGGTAATCCTGGTTACTCTGCTCCCAACACCAAGTGCAGGAGATGCAAGGTCGATGCCGAGACTACCTCACACGTGACCAGCCATTGCCGCAGTAATCTTCCGGCCATTGGCCGCCGACACGACCTTGTGCTGGCGGAAATTGTGAAAACCATCACCAGGGCCGGCCATGCAGCGACTGTCAACAGAGTCTTCCCTGGCTCAACCCTGAGGCCGGACATAGTCATCTTCTCGACCGACCCACCAACAATAATTGATCTCACCATCACCTTCGACGCTCCTGAGTCCCTCGACGCTGGCCATGccagaaaaatagagaaatacaGCTGCCTGGGGTTAACTCTCCCCTTCGTTATTGGCGCCTTGGGATCCTGGCTCCCTTCAAACAACGCGGTTGCTGTCGCCCTCAACATCCCCCCGGCTCCTTGGCGCCGCCTCCGGAGGAAGTGCCGTCTGATGGCTATCCAGGGATCTGTCTCCATTATTCATCGCCACATCCGCGGACATGGGGACGACCAGGAAGCCAGTACTCCAGCTCCGTAA
- the LOC124198289 gene encoding uncharacterized protein LOC124198289 isoform X2 — MEESNSPVLSCKKFGKKTHVLPESPILSCGRKRKKPLPDDSPVFLRTTRTIQSCNESPVIDSFSSPPPIPKLKPKSLFPEVDDAPPSVESQLSQASSSKCNDHIIDEEDSSSTGSEDDLIVHERTMSDSEDRLDVTIPDNARSQNSISISQTLSYYSGISTPEKKVVKAKPVATGSARKKKQFIPNGLAKQLSKLLVRQESDYHLWKFQQKLGSSKIDADPATTTKMLRLRIESLSPGNMHSLAHCRNLAASATTSRGEGSLSNRVSLVFTPERWERFSSVRSGDIVSIYEPWQSMKLVGGVTLLLDFNLLLLSQKKKEEEVSKLSNSSDSDGLLRLGATNDSSRTVEDLTDADGRACSSASADSIAVAENRRPSTVTVLQTWTCPCQGG, encoded by the exons ATGGAAGAATCAAACTCGCCAGTACTATCTTGTAAAAAGTTTGGGAAAAAGACTCACGTCTTACCCGAGTCGCCCATTCTCTCGTGCGgtaggaagagaaaaaagccacTGCCCGATGACAGCCCAGTATTTTTACGAACTACACGAACGATTCAAAGCTGTAACGAATCTCCCGTTATCGACAGTTTCTCTAGCCCACCACCAATTCCCAAATTGAAGCCCAAATCATTATTCCCTGAAGTCGATGATGCACCACCCTCAGTAGAGTCTCAGCTTTCGCAGGCATCTTCCAGCAAATGCAATGATCACATCATAGACGAGGAGGACAGCAGTTCGACAGGTTCTGAGGATGATCTCATCGTCCATGAAAGGACAATGTCAGATTCAGAAGATAGACTGGATGTGACG ATTCCTGATAATGCACGATCTCAAAACTCCATTAGCATCAGTCAAACTTTATCATACTACTCTGGAATATCCACACCGGAGAAGAAAGTTGTCAAGGCCAAGCCTGTTGCAACAGGGTCagccagaaagaagaaacaattcaTACC GAACGGACTGGCGAAGCAGCTGAGTAAACTACTAGTACGCCAAGAGTCGGACTATCATTTGTGGAAATTCCAACAGAAATTGGGCAGCTCGAAAATTGATGCCGATCCTGCCACCACGACCAAAATGCTTCGGTTGAGGATCGAGAGCCTTTCCCCTGGAAACATGCACAGTTTGGCTCATTGCCGCAACCTTGCAGCATCAGCGACGACGTCGAGAGGTGAAGGAAGTTTATCCAACAGGGTCAGTCTGGTGTTCACCCCGGAGCGATGGGAGAGATTCAGTAGTGTCCGATCTGGTGACATTGTGTCCATCTACGAACCTTG GCAGAGCATGAAGCTGGTGGGAGGAGTGACCCTGCTATTGGATTTCAACCTGCTCCTGCTgagccagaagaagaaggaggaggaggtatCCAAATtaagcaacagcagcgactCTGATGGTCTCCTGCGACTCGGTGCGACTAACGACAGCAGCCGGACGGTGGAGGACTTGACGGACGCTGATGGACGTGCTTGTTCTTCTGCAAGTGCTGATAGTATCGCCGTTGCTGAAAATAGACGCCCTTCGACGGTGACCGTTCTGCAAACATGGACCTGTCCATGCCAAG GTGGATGA
- the LOC124198285 gene encoding CCAAT/enhancer-binding protein-like, whose protein sequence is MITSGSSPPCSLVAMDSPLFYELQDHCHDVSSVTKTQQQQQQRRSVSNNLHLNLTTSSNSIADLTSARGLAPIRVPPSGAVFGNAPQQQQQQIGEASYPELADINTPEISLDLQGLIDCEGLLSDLSRQPSSSTNPYLTNYMRQTQQQQQQQQQYMPHHHQQQQHQQQQQQQQQQQHQSHHHPYNSLVKEEPLDSGTYSPPPQQHYSGGGYTAYDSSYGGQYPSTSSGHSSNNNNKLLGPSNINSPGSVKSVSSSVSESSSSKRSGIGGGGASGSGGSKRADKGTDEYRRRRERNNIAVRKSREKAKLRSRETEEKVKLLVRDNERLQKRVEQLTEELNILHTLFTNVGGVPESVQREVAKHLENIQHQQRYQ, encoded by the exons ATGATTACTAGTGGCAGTTCACCGCCATGTTCATTAGTGGCCATGGATTCGCCGCTATTCTATGAGTTGCAGGACCATTGCCACGACGTGAGCTCAGTGACGaaaacccaacaacaacaacagcagcgtcGTAGTGTGTCGAACaatcttcatttaaatttgactACGTCGAGCAATTCCATCGCCGATTTGACATCGGCGCGAGGACTGGCTCCCATTCGTGTTCCACCGTCCGGCGCCGTTTTCGGAAACGcgccgcaacaacaacaacaacaaatcggCGAGGCTTCCTATCCGGAACTGGCCGACATCAACACTCCCGAAATCTCGCTGGATCTCCAG GGTCTGATTGACTGCGAGGGATTATTGTCGGACTTGTCCCGACAACCTTCTTCCTCGACCAACCCTTATTTAACCAACTACATGCGCCagactcaacaacaacagcagcaacaacaacagtacatgccacaccaccaccaacagcagcaacatcaacagcagcaacaacaacaacagcaacaacagcaccaAAGTCACCATCATCCGTACAACAGTTTGGTGAAAGAAGAACCGCTGGATTCCGGAACGTACAGCCCACCTCCGCAACAGCACTACTCCGGCGGAGGTTACACGGCGTACGACAGTTCCTACGGCGGTCAATATCCATCAACCAGCAGCGgccacagcagcaacaacaacaacaaacttttGGGTCCGAGTAACATCAACAGTCCCGGATCTGTCAAAAGTGTTTCCTCATCGGTGAGCGAATCTTCGTCTTCCAAACGGAGCGGAATCGGCGGCGGAGGGGCCAGCGGATCGGGCGGAAGCAAACGGGCCGACAAGGGGACGGACGAGTACCGGAGGCGTCGGGAGCGGAACAACATTGCCGTGCGCAAATCGCGTGAAAAGGCCAAGCTGCGCTCGAGAGAAACGGAAGAGAAAGTCAAATTGTTGGTGAGGGACAACGAGCGGCTGCAGAAGCGCGTGGAGCAGTTGACGGAAGAGCTCAACATTTTGCACACGCTCTTCACCAATGTGGGCGGAGTGCCGGAGAGCGTCCAGCGCGAGGTGGCCAAACACCTGGAGAACATCCAGCACCAGCAGCGCTACCAGTAA